The DNA region TCCCTGGAAGAAACAACTTGTCACACAACACAGAAAAACTCTAAACATCTGTAATGATTAACCTGCTCTGTAATTAAGTCATAACACACTTCAgattttatgtttctgtgtAGAACATAGTGTCTCTAAACTGAGATCAGGAGATGTGATAAATGGTCAACAGCTGCTGAATAAACCTGGTGTAACATTAACAATACATCCGGCTTCTATTATGCaataatcaaaatatgaaacactgCAAAGTGTAAGATCAGGTGATTGAACAAGTCAAAAaagttcttgtttttaaatgtaatcgGATCAAAAGAAGGGAATAATTTCAGTGAGAAAAATGGCTTGTTGCTGGTTCGATTCCAGATTTTTAGAAGAGTGCTGAGCCAACAAAATTCCTGTTGTACACACTTAGACAAGGATTTATATCCAGCATTTCTCTTTACAACAGTGTGATGATTATACGAGCTTACCCAGACTCTGTCCACTAAGTCTGGCTACACACCAGGCGGTTTTCAGAtctgaacagattttaaaaacatggctgACCACGGACATAAGGACAGCTGATTTTTCACATTCTAATCCTTGGAATGCACACACAAGATCTTTGGTTCACAACCTGGGGTCCAAGCCTCAGACACCAAAGCTCTCAGGGGGGCACAAGACCCAGCGGCTGCCATTTGTAGGGATGATATCGAAATCCAGTACCAACATAGTCTGGTacaaacacatctgatacctaccgTACCAAATTACAAGACAGATTTTTGTGCTTCGTTCTGGCACCTTGCCGCCCCAGCACGACCCCACTCCACGCCAAAGGAAAGGTACCAAATATGTTAAATTAAGAAATTACATCAGTTTCCTTTAGTTGTATGCTCTACTGGCATCTTACTTCGAAATCATGATGCTGAGCCATCTTTTATTCAGCTGCTGAGCGGAGATTTCACAGATATGAGATCTAACAGaaacttgatgaaaaaaaaaatggaggatgATGGATTTCCTCACCTGGCAGTCCTGGAGTGCATTCTGTTttgtaatgaaaaacaaacaaacaaaaacaacaagaaaagagGGTAAAATCTTGGCTGAAAAGAGGGTGTGGTTGTGTTGAtgtttgctgccatgtttgGAGCTTTAACAATTAGGAATTCAAGCCATGTTATTCAGAGTACCTCCATTATGAAAGATGAAGAAAAGCTCCTCTCTACCTGTGGCAAAACTTCTCTTCCTtaacattttatcactttttaaatatAACTCTTTCTCCCTGGTGGTTGGCAGTTTTTTAGCTTTACCTCTGAGGTGAAACGACCAAAATCCAAACTTTCCAAACCAACAAACATGCAGGGGCCTGCTCTCATTTTAATGCCTCTCCTTTGTGATcattattttatcaaatttatCACTCacacaaaactttttaaagtgtaTTAATGTATGatgaaaatacataaatgtTCAGTCACATAGAAAAGTTAGGAAAGAGTTGCTCACTTATTGCAGGTGAAAACAGAATAGAGAGGGCGTTGCCAGATATACATGAAGGAACACAGAGCCAAATATTCATGATGATGAGGTAGACATGCATGTTTGTGCAGAGCTATAATGCCCTGGTTAAGTACTGAGACACATGTAACACAGCTTCAAAACAGAGCTGTCAAAGTACCATAATTAGCGGCTGCTGAAATAGTTTGCGGTGGGATGTATTGTACATCTGTAATAAACACAAGGCTGCCATAAATAGCACAAAGTCAAGATCAACATGAAATTCAGTCGCTATTTTGAACCTTTGGAAACATCTTCAGACCCTGCAGCCACTCTGTGATTGTTGCGCTCTCAGCAACACAACCTGCCAAACATTTGAACGGCTCAAATTACCCGCTGCCTCGCACGCAAAAGCTTTTTGTTTGCATAAAGAGAGAGACACGCCGCAAGCAGGAGCTGTGCAATCTAAATCCTCCTCAGGTTGACATCTTCACAGGGTTATTTTTAGACCTCTACTGGAATCTGCTTTAACAGTTTACATTATTGAAATACTGAACAGGGTTTGAATAGTTTTCTCACATATTTCAGAAGGCTGTGTCATCCCCTGCTATCAGGACAGTTATCTGTAGACAAATATTTACTGAAGAGATGtgtaacaacaataaaaaataagaacaaaaatacatgagTGGAAAATACTTGTGTCTCTTATGTCTTAACACATGGTAACACAGATCATGCTTAATAGTCATATATTTATGGCTATAAATTAAAGCTGGTGACACCACCGATTGCCTTTATAAGGCCCTGATCGGATTGGATTTTAGAGCTGATCCATTATTGTTTTCATCTTGAGATAGAGTGAATCAATAACTGAGTTACATTGCTGCTTTGCATGCAGCACCTGAAATTTTTCCATTACATGGACAATAGTCCAATAAAAGTTCTGTCACCATTTTGCCATAATTCCCCTATTCTGTACTCTGACAGTTTACCATTTCAAAGTtcagttttccatttcatttcaaataaagttcttgtattgtattgtattgtattgtatttccTTGGTGTACATGTGTatgctttaaaaaactgtaattAATGAAAACTGAAGCTCTTGCCAGGTCTGTCATCCCCCTGAAATCCACCGCACCACAGTGTCATCCAGTGTGCTCATAAATCTCCCCAGACTGATGTTGACAGAGTCAGACTGAAGAGGAGACAGAGttgttaaaatgatttatcacTGTGTGATTAAAGCTTAATATATAGACACAAAAACCTAAGACTGAATAAATGATGAAATCTTTTGTTCATGGTATGTATGCCAAACCTTTGGGCTTTTACTAATACATCAATACTACAGGTTATCTTAATCCTGTTTAGTTGTATCAGTTTACCAAGTAAATTATATCCGCTCATTAAAAGCACTGCATAATCTCTATACCTCACATTTTAGAGGTGACATTAATAGGCTAATTTATAATCATCAACAGGTGTAATTATGCTTTATATAATAATTATCTGTTTTTATGAGCATAGTTTGTTTGAAGTTTCTGGCCTTTATCTTTTAAATGTTGTACTCTTGGAGTTGTATTCTAGGCATATGTAATGATATTTGAATTATGGGTTGCACACTTAAATAGccatttgtatatatatattaaaaaatgaatctttCATGAAACTTTAATCCTAGCAtaaaaactttgacttttttttgacagtttgtGCTGTAACCATTGTTGAGTAGTGTTTCTTTTAAAACTAACATGTAAGATTACTCTGATACCTACGGAGAAAAATATGTAATTCTACAGTATTTTACAGACACTAATCTGTTAGTTTGCAGCCTGATAACATCACTAACAGACATAAAAACCTTGACAGGTCCATACTGACAATGAGCTGGGCAGAGGAATGCAGTATTACACACAGGCTGTGTGTAAACAACTGCCACTTCCATGCAGTCCTGATGTTCTAAACTTGCAAATAcacttttttgagttttctcataatgattatttatttccactgagatttttgtgtgtaatgaTGCAATAAACGTTGGTATTTCATAAGGCTTATTAACAAATAAGTCACATTATTTGAGTCTCCATGATTGAATCATCTGTACAAATAAACCCTCCTGATTTATTAGCAAATATTTAAGCCATTAGTTTGTTcaccaatttttaaaatatgtttattttgtctttggTGATGCATGATACTCAAACATCCCCCTTTGTTCCTTTAAGTCTACCTCCTGATGTATGAAcgtgcacactcacacacacactatgGCTTCACAAGCTGCTGCATGCACTGACCAGAATGAATACATGCCACTTGAGCTCCTGTCATTGTGTGGTTAGCTTACAGGAATCCATCCCTGACATGCCACCTTTCAAAATAGTGACTTCACCCTGGATTTGGTGTCATAGACAACACAAACAGATCATTATACCTGAAGATGAAAACATTCACACAGAGCTGCAAACATGTCACCTATAGAGAAGAACTCAACGCATAAACAAAAGTTAAACCTCTCATCAGGGTAAAAAAATATCTGCACATAGTATAATGTCATCATCAGTTTCCAGGTGGTGTTTGAGGATGTTATTCTCCTTTATGGGGACACTTGTGCAGCACTAGGTTGAAACCAGTGATTTGGTTTGATAACAGGAAGTAAGAGGGTGGATTACACACATGGGTTGTTGAGTTCAGTATGCCAGGTCAGCCTGTGTGAAGGAGATGAACGTAGAACATAAATAGAGAGTTTAGAGGTGTCTTTAGTGGGTCTGTTAACCCATCTATTGCACTATATTCTAAAATCATATAAATGTTTTATGCTTATTCAGCATTCAGCAGCAGGAAACTTCAGAGCCACatatataaaacacaataaCACAGGCTTTAAATTTGGCACAGAGGGCatcttgtctttttctgtttgatgatcacattcaaagcaaaaacacaagGGTGGAACTATTTTTATGCCATTAGGATGCAAGTATTTTCTGTAGGGAGGGAAAGTTCAGGCTGTGATAAATAATACCGGCTCTCACCTGCAGGCACCACACCTCTAAATACAAAGGAAACCTGCGCCACCTGGTTGTCTGAGGAAAAATAGTCCCAAGGTGTGTGCCAGATCGCATTTCACAGGTGAGACAAGTAATAAAACTGCTCTTAATGATGTTTTCAGAGCACATCATCACTCACTTTGCTTAATATTGTATTATAAGATCATGATGAACGTTTTGTGACCATGGGTATTTAATGTAATGACTTTTACGCACGCGATGTAAGGATGATTCTCCAAGTATTTTGAGACCCTTTAACTCCGCCCCTCCTGGGTTGGTCCTGAGGTGAGCTCGGTATAAAGTGTTGCACACAGACGTGTGTAGGTGAGACGAGAAGCAGCGTCCTGGCAGGTGGAATGGAGCTTAAGGACCTCTTTGGATTCATATGACGCACAGAAAGTCCGGACTTTAcgcatatttaaaaaaaaaaaagtctaagaGGGAAAAACGACTGACATCATGAAGTTGGAGGTGTTGTATGGCAGTCATTATGACACCAAACATCTAGAGATGTGCAGTGACGCAGAGGGGAGCGTGCGCTCTCCTTTTTCCgcagaggaggagctggggtcgGATGGGGACTGTGTGGTGcacagccctcctccacctgtAACTCAATGCGCAATCCCTAAATCCAAGCCATACACACGGAGACCCAAACCTCCTTTCTCTTACATCGCTCTCATCGCCATGGCAATCCGGGACTCCCCATCCGGACGTCTCACTCTGGCGGAAATCAACGACTACCTGATGAAAAGATTTCCTTTCTTCAGAGGCAGCTACACCGGCTGGAGGAACTCGGTGCGCCACAACTTGTCCCTGAACGACTGCTTCCTAAAGGTGCTTCGGGACCCGTCCAGGCCGTGGGGGAAGGACAATTATTGGATGCTCAATCCTCAGAGTGAGTACACCTTTGCGGATGGGGTGTTCCGGCGCAGGAGAAAGCGCATCGATAAGAAGGAGCAAAGGGCAGAGGAGGCGCAGAGCGCGCAGCAGCCTGAACGCGCCACAAAGACGGACGTCAAGTTTACCAGCTCGTTCGCCATAGAGAGCATCCTCAGCAGGCCGTTTAAGAGGGGCACTAACAACGATTCCTTACGGATGCATCACTCCTACAGCTGGCCGAGCTACACTGAACTAATGATACCTCACTCACATACACCTGCTGCCTCTTCTTCACACGCCAAGGCGCACAGCCACGTGGATTCCTTTGGTGCGCATGTGTCATATGACGCTGCACtgctcacacaaacacttgTGAGAAATGAGAATTTGGACTCTTTCTGGTGATGAAGAATCATCAGCGTGCACTGATGATGGAGTCAGCAGGGGGGACACTTTTATAGTGGCTAGGTGTtacacttttttattattatgccTTTGGTCATTTCCAATCAAAGtaccattttatttttcattttatacacttttgttttttaagtgtcATTGAAACGactgttaatgtttttgtttgtctgacAAACATGCTGAAAATATGCACCTTGactgtttttctcctcttcttttaaaattctgctttcatcgaaataaaatgatgatgtgattttctgtctgttttgtcACTCtggaaatattttcattaaaaaattgaTATTCAACATTGGATCTGAACTGTACCAACTTACATTAGATTTAAAAGGATGCCTGCAGTTCTGGCTCCTGTGCATGTGTTCATGAGACTCCACCTTTCAAAATTCCAggagtttttaaagctttttgtgTACTTACACTTTTGTTGactagtttttaaaatcactcattttaacttttaataagtATGTTTTAGGAGGGGTATTATACTTagattctttttaaaatgtagccATCTGTGAGGGGGAAAAGTAAAAACTAGGAGTTAAaacaaggaggtccaagctttctgtcAGTAACTTGAAACTGGTAGTTTTGCTTCGACAATACAGTGATCAGACATGCATAAAGATAGAATGTTTCCACATTAAATCCAAAAACAACAGCTACATTTCACTTTATCATTAAGTTGTGACTTTGCACAAACAATCTGTTTGGAGGTTCACATTCTATTGTTTTTGCTCTTACCGGAAAgattatattttactgtacactGCCCTCAGGTATAAACACAGAACTTTGAGTAAGTTTTATATGAATTGCTTTTTAGTGGGCAAATATTTTTGATTAGTTGAGTAAATTTTAACTTAAGTAACTTAACTTGATTGCAGTAGTCTTGTACTTGTTCACCTCTGCTTTTTTAGCTCCATGTGCGGTTCATATCATTTTATGATTCACaagttttattgtatttctaACAGTCAAACACAGGCAAAGCATCATACAGGAGAAATACTCCTAAGCATTTTTTATGCATTGTCCTTTAAGGTTGTGTTTTGTCCAGTCCATTAGTCTATTTTTCTGTCATCTTTGCAGAAAAACATAGTCCATAATGTTGACCCAACATCATTACATAATAGACATATGATTCTATGATACATTAGCACTACAGAATATAGTTCATTTAACTTGGAGAGCTAAATAAGAGAACAGGAATGGCTCTGAAAGATTCATAACATCTCTTTGATTATATTCATACTTTGTCTAGAAGAGCAGAAAAGTTGTTCATATGAGGCCCCCCTTCCAAGTTCTATGACCCACCTCCAACCCCTCGAT from Cheilinus undulatus linkage group 13, ASM1832078v1, whole genome shotgun sequence includes:
- the foxq1a gene encoding forkhead box protein Q1a is translated as MKLEVLYGSHYDTKHLEMCSDAEGSVRSPFSAEEELGSDGDCVVHSPPPPVTQCAIPKSKPYTRRPKPPFSYIALIAMAIRDSPSGRLTLAEINDYLMKRFPFFRGSYTGWRNSVRHNLSLNDCFLKVLRDPSRPWGKDNYWMLNPQSEYTFADGVFRRRRKRIDKKEQRAEEAQSAQQPERATKTDVKFTSSFAIESILSRPFKRGTNNDSLRMHHSYSWPSYTELMIPHSHTPAASSSHAKAHSHVDSFGAHVSYDAALLTQTLVRNENLDSFW